The Sphingomonas sanxanigenens DSM 19645 = NX02 genome includes a region encoding these proteins:
- a CDS encoding MBOAT family O-acyltransferase, with protein sequence MLFNSFVFIFGFLPIALVLFYGPGRWKSVAKLSLTIMSLGFYAWWRPIHLPLLLGSIIFNFVVGDRIQKAYDADRSTLVKIWLIFGLAVDVGLLGWFKYANFVVDNVNLATGAGIQIERIILPLAISFFTFQKVAYLIDSARGHAHRMSFLDFSLFASFFPQLIAGPIVHYKEIVPQIQGPLFARWIGRNIMVGLMIFAIGLFKKTVIADPLSDQVDKLFKLAASGDPVSVWTGWMAAITFTLQLYFDFSGYSDMAIGLARMFGIKLPLNFHSPLRAASVIDYWRRWHMTLQRFITAYIFQPLALPMARAAAARGLSTWPAFAMATMLPTFLTFVIIGIWHGAGWTFVLFGVLHAIYVCVNEYWRARRNQKRRRLRKLKQTMAEPGVAEIASYHVITLLAVMFANVVFRAPSVHDAMTVWQSMVGLGGAVSVETAPWVFDTTTLLMIVVGTLLIAFTPNTQQIMGRFNPAYNWGDWKDEAPALLRWQWRPSTLGIVYGGVILFFGLMFIQRGQTIFLYFNF encoded by the coding sequence ATGCTGTTCAACTCGTTTGTCTTCATCTTCGGCTTCCTGCCGATCGCGCTTGTGCTGTTCTACGGCCCCGGACGGTGGAAGTCGGTAGCGAAACTCAGCCTCACGATCATGTCGCTGGGCTTCTATGCCTGGTGGCGGCCGATCCATCTGCCGCTCCTGCTCGGTTCGATCATCTTCAACTTCGTCGTCGGCGATCGCATCCAGAAGGCCTATGACGCCGACCGCTCGACGCTGGTCAAGATCTGGCTGATCTTCGGCCTGGCGGTCGACGTCGGGCTGCTCGGCTGGTTCAAATATGCCAATTTCGTCGTCGACAACGTCAATCTCGCGACCGGCGCAGGCATCCAGATCGAGCGCATCATCCTGCCGCTGGCGATCTCCTTCTTCACCTTCCAGAAGGTCGCCTATCTGATCGACAGCGCGCGCGGCCACGCGCACCGGATGAGCTTCCTCGATTTCTCGCTGTTCGCATCCTTCTTCCCGCAGCTGATCGCCGGGCCGATCGTCCACTACAAGGAGATCGTGCCGCAGATCCAGGGGCCGCTGTTCGCGCGCTGGATCGGCCGTAACATCATGGTCGGGCTGATGATCTTCGCGATCGGCCTGTTCAAGAAGACGGTGATCGCGGATCCGCTGTCCGATCAGGTCGACAAGCTGTTCAAGCTGGCGGCGAGCGGCGATCCGGTGAGCGTGTGGACCGGCTGGATGGCCGCGATCACCTTCACGCTGCAGCTCTATTTCGATTTCTCTGGCTATTCGGACATGGCGATCGGCCTTGCCCGCATGTTCGGCATCAAGCTGCCGCTGAACTTCCATTCGCCGCTGCGCGCGGCCAGCGTGATCGATTACTGGCGCCGCTGGCACATGACGCTGCAGCGCTTCATCACCGCCTATATCTTCCAGCCGCTGGCGCTGCCGATGGCGCGCGCCGCGGCCGCACGGGGCCTTTCGACCTGGCCGGCGTTCGCGATGGCAACGATGCTGCCGACCTTCCTCACCTTCGTGATCATCGGCATCTGGCATGGTGCGGGCTGGACGTTCGTGCTGTTCGGCGTGCTCCACGCGATCTATGTCTGCGTCAACGAATATTGGCGCGCGCGCCGCAACCAGAAGCGGCGTCGGCTGCGCAAGCTGAAGCAGACCATGGCTGAGCCCGGCGTGGCGGAGATCGCCTCCTACCATGTCATCACCCTGCTCGCGGTGATGTTTGCCAATGTCGTGTTCCGCGCGCCGAGCGTGCATGACGCGATGACGGTGTGGCAGTCGATGGTTGGCCTCGGCGGAGCGGTCTCGGTCGAGACGGCGCCGTGGGTGTTCGACACCACGACCCTGCTGATGATCGTGGTCGGCACGCTGCTGATCGCCTTCACTCCCAACACCCAGCAGATCATGGGCCGCTTCAACCCGGCCTATAACTGGGGCGACTGGAAGGACGAGGCACCGGCGCTGCTGCGCTGGCAGTGGCGCCCGTCCACATTGGGCATCGTCTATGGCGGCGTGATCCTGTTCTTCGGGCTGATGTTCATTCAGCGCGGACAGACGATCTTCCTGTACTTCAATTTCTAA
- a CDS encoding acyl carrier protein: MSESTLETIREIMIDVFDLDDDFELTADTSADDIDEWDSLSHIRLVVAVERQFGIKFKNSEIEGLKNVGELVSVIDGKLG; this comes from the coding sequence ATGTCCGAATCGACGCTTGAAACCATCCGCGAGATCATGATCGACGTGTTCGATCTCGATGACGATTTCGAGCTCACCGCGGACACCTCGGCCGACGACATCGACGAGTGGGACAGCCTGAGCCACATCCGGCTGGTCGTCGCGGTGGAGCGCCAGTTCGGGATCAAGTTCAAGAACAGCGAAATCGAAGGGCTCAAGAACGTCGGTGAGCTCGTGTCGGTGATCGACGGCAAGCTCGGATAA
- a CDS encoding HAD-IIIC family phosphatase — protein sequence MTYDVARLPWLPAKAADFSASIKAARALPSISGAILRDFATQALDLDSALKLSKLIEAKRETIEPAPLSALKLAVLSSSTTSYSVPAIRASAPRHGVLADIYVGDYGQTAQEIYADGTGLHNFAPDVVLLSLDAISLGLTKSDIAAQDGIVDSAAKQIRWLAEGIVSRLGAAVIIQNFVEPADPWAGHFDARAGGSLLAMLRKLNREIETIASDLNAVVLDVDRIAGLVGKSVWSDRSQWYMAKLPFALDLTPLYADHVARLLGAIRGKTRKCLVLDLDNTCWGGIIGDDGVEGIRIGQGSTEGEAFLAIQHYALDLKRRGIVLAVCSKNEEVNALLPFESHEEMALKRDDIAVFVANWTDKATNLKTIAQTLNIGTDALLFLDDNPAERARVRQMLPEVAVPEVGEDPAHYPLAVAHSGWFETVGLTADDAQRAEQYRANAVRAQAAQKLGSLDEYLESLEMVTSMRPFDENGRARIAQLVNKSNQFNLTTRRYTEAEIGALEGDPDVFTLQIRLADKFGDNGMIAVVVMRPEGNDAWACDTWLMSCRVLGRRMEEATLQAIIEGARAAGVKRLIGRYIPTAKNGMVAEHFGKLGFTRTSIADDGASEWEMNIDEYAMKELPFTYETKSLGEEHVRIDA from the coding sequence ATGACCTATGACGTTGCGCGCCTGCCGTGGCTTCCGGCCAAGGCAGCCGACTTTTCGGCAAGCATCAAGGCGGCGCGCGCGCTGCCGTCGATCAGTGGCGCAATCCTGCGCGACTTCGCGACGCAGGCGCTGGATCTCGACAGCGCGCTCAAGCTCTCCAAGCTGATCGAGGCGAAGCGCGAGACGATCGAGCCGGCGCCGCTCAGCGCGCTCAAGCTTGCCGTGCTCAGCAGCTCGACCACCAGCTATTCGGTGCCTGCAATCCGCGCGTCGGCGCCGCGCCACGGCGTGCTCGCCGACATCTATGTCGGCGACTATGGCCAGACCGCGCAGGAGATTTACGCCGACGGCACCGGCCTCCACAATTTCGCGCCGGACGTCGTGCTGCTCAGCCTCGACGCGATTTCCCTCGGCCTCACCAAGTCCGACATCGCGGCGCAGGACGGCATCGTCGATTCGGCCGCCAAGCAGATCCGCTGGCTGGCGGAAGGCATCGTCTCGCGCCTCGGCGCCGCGGTGATCATCCAGAATTTCGTCGAGCCCGCCGATCCCTGGGCCGGCCATTTCGACGCGCGCGCCGGCGGCTCGCTGCTCGCGATGCTGCGCAAGCTCAACCGCGAGATCGAAACGATCGCATCGGACCTCAACGCGGTCGTGCTGGACGTCGATCGTATCGCCGGTCTCGTCGGCAAGTCGGTGTGGTCCGATCGCTCGCAATGGTACATGGCGAAGCTGCCCTTCGCGCTCGACCTGACGCCGCTCTATGCCGATCATGTCGCGCGCCTGCTCGGCGCGATCCGGGGCAAGACGCGCAAGTGCCTGGTGCTCGACCTCGACAACACCTGCTGGGGCGGCATCATCGGTGACGACGGCGTCGAGGGCATTCGCATCGGCCAGGGCTCGACCGAAGGCGAAGCTTTCCTCGCGATCCAGCACTATGCGCTCGATCTCAAGCGCCGCGGCATCGTGCTCGCGGTCTGCTCGAAGAACGAGGAAGTGAACGCGCTGCTGCCGTTCGAGAGCCACGAGGAAATGGCGCTCAAGCGTGACGACATCGCGGTGTTCGTCGCCAACTGGACCGACAAGGCGACAAACCTCAAGACGATCGCGCAGACCTTGAACATCGGCACCGATGCGCTGCTGTTCCTCGACGACAATCCCGCAGAGCGCGCCCGCGTGCGCCAGATGCTGCCCGAGGTCGCGGTGCCCGAGGTCGGCGAGGATCCGGCGCATTATCCGCTGGCGGTCGCGCATTCGGGCTGGTTCGAAACGGTCGGCCTCACCGCCGACGATGCGCAGCGTGCCGAACAGTATCGCGCCAACGCCGTCCGCGCGCAGGCCGCGCAGAAGCTCGGCAGCCTCGACGAATATCTCGAATCGCTCGAGATGGTCACCTCGATGCGGCCGTTCGACGAGAATGGCCGCGCGCGCATCGCGCAGCTCGTGAACAAGTCCAACCAGTTCAACCTCACCACCCGGCGCTACACCGAGGCCGAGATCGGCGCGCTGGAGGGCGATCCGGACGTGTTCACGCTTCAGATCCGCCTCGCCGACAAGTTCGGCGACAATGGCATGATCGCCGTGGTCGTGATGCGCCCCGAGGGCAACGATGCCTGGGCATGCGACACCTGGCTGATGAGCTGCCGTGTGCTTGGCCGCCGCATGGAGGAAGCAACGCTGCAGGCGATCATCGAGGGCGCGCGCGCCGCCGGCGTCAAGCGCCTGATCGGCCGCTACATCCCGACCGCGAAGAACGGCATGGTCGCCGAGCATTTCGGCAAGCTGGGCTTCACCCGCACGTCGATCGCGGATGACGGCGCGTCCGAGTGGGAAATGAATATCGACGAATATGCGATGAAGGAGCTTCCCTTCACGTATGAAACGAAGAGTCTTGGAGAAGAACATGTCCGAATCGACGCTTGA
- a CDS encoding SGNH/GDSL hydrolase family protein, translated as MKPLIRRVIAGTVAIAAIAGAFLAGTVYGIESDPYGDFPAGTLIAAKTQVRTALGMSKGWSKSNADLTDQIRRACPANALVVVTGGQSNASNAISTPFDADPAAPVFMFFDGHCFALRDPLLGTTGTRGSVWSRLGPALAARTGRPVVFVNGAIGGSQFSDWTDKRSPYMANLRRRVADAAKQLGPADIVLWHQGETDAWFTTSQAEIQPEIKQVTDTVLTSFALKPAAKLVLYRASLCTGARRRTSNQPLLAAQTAVAAANPRIVLGPDTDRFGRRFRHDDCHFNDAGARSMADATLALIAPMLGAR; from the coding sequence ATGAAACCGTTGATTCGCCGGGTGATCGCCGGCACCGTCGCCATCGCGGCGATCGCCGGCGCGTTTCTGGCGGGCACCGTCTACGGCATCGAATCGGATCCTTATGGCGACTTTCCCGCAGGCACGCTGATCGCGGCAAAGACGCAGGTGCGCACCGCACTCGGCATGTCGAAGGGCTGGTCGAAGTCCAATGCCGACCTGACGGACCAGATCCGGCGCGCCTGCCCCGCCAACGCGCTGGTGGTGGTGACGGGCGGCCAGTCCAATGCCTCCAATGCGATCTCGACGCCGTTCGATGCCGATCCGGCAGCACCCGTCTTCATGTTCTTCGACGGCCACTGCTTCGCGCTGCGCGACCCGCTGCTGGGCACAACCGGCACGCGCGGCAGCGTTTGGTCGCGGCTGGGCCCGGCGCTCGCCGCACGCACCGGCCGGCCGGTGGTGTTCGTCAACGGCGCGATCGGCGGATCGCAGTTCAGCGACTGGACCGACAAGCGTTCGCCCTACATGGCGAACCTGCGCCGGCGCGTCGCCGATGCCGCCAAGCAGCTTGGCCCCGCCGACATCGTGCTGTGGCACCAGGGCGAGACCGACGCCTGGTTCACCACCAGCCAGGCCGAGATCCAGCCGGAGATCAAGCAGGTCACCGACACGGTGCTGACCAGCTTCGCGCTGAAGCCGGCCGCCAAGCTCGTCCTCTACCGCGCCTCGCTGTGCACCGGCGCGCGTCGCAGAACGAGCAACCAGCCGCTGCTCGCGGCGCAGACGGCGGTGGCCGCGGCGAACCCCCGCATCGTTCTGGGGCCGGATACCGACCGCTTCGGCCGCCGCTTCCGCCACGACGACTGCCACTTCAACGATGCCGGCGCGCGCAGCATGGCGGATGCCACACTGGCGCTGATCGCGCCGATGCTGGGTGCGCGCTAA
- a CDS encoding acyltransferase family protein, giving the protein MKFSQSLHGLRGVASVMVLIAHISFGFWDHFYHDDAVLARIVHHVAYLGTYGVELFFVISGYVITSSCLRYSPREFAGRRFWRLYPVFALFTLLYFVLNLVTRYEPVKLGVGKLLLNLTFLDLFAGTPALTPNAWSITYEVWYYIATYGLLWFLLRSTSPWRVVGAIAFMTLAGYMLAAYDITIYFVGGALLYFLQQRLRPVIAAGPATAMALAALVVIVAIAGTMDFPTNTYLEMPGMVLPAVALVVATLIFVQAVLFGQGALSRLLCTAPVRFVGTISYTLYLAHPYVYIAMRELLRRVGVGNYPWQITLLPYLVATIAIALGVSWVIHKLVEVGPYELIYGNRIYRDPKPADPTEHAQPAEAAMETNPR; this is encoded by the coding sequence GTGAAGTTCAGCCAATCACTTCACGGGCTGCGTGGCGTGGCATCGGTGATGGTGCTCATCGCGCACATCAGCTTCGGTTTCTGGGACCATTTCTACCATGATGACGCGGTGCTCGCACGCATCGTTCATCACGTCGCTTATCTGGGCACCTATGGCGTCGAACTGTTCTTCGTCATCAGCGGCTATGTGATCACCTCCAGCTGCCTGCGCTATTCGCCGCGCGAATTCGCCGGCCGGCGTTTCTGGCGGCTCTATCCCGTGTTCGCGCTGTTCACATTGCTCTACTTCGTCCTGAACCTCGTCACGCGCTACGAGCCGGTGAAGCTGGGCGTCGGCAAGCTGCTGCTCAACCTGACCTTTCTCGACCTTTTCGCGGGCACGCCGGCGCTGACCCCCAACGCCTGGTCGATCACATACGAGGTCTGGTACTATATCGCGACCTACGGTCTGCTGTGGTTCCTGCTGCGCAGCACGAGCCCCTGGCGAGTGGTGGGCGCGATCGCGTTCATGACGCTCGCGGGCTACATGCTCGCCGCCTACGACATCACCATCTATTTCGTCGGCGGCGCGCTGCTTTATTTCCTGCAGCAGCGGCTGCGCCCGGTGATCGCCGCTGGGCCGGCGACCGCGATGGCGCTCGCCGCGCTCGTCGTGATCGTCGCCATCGCGGGCACGATGGACTTCCCGACCAACACCTATCTCGAAATGCCGGGGATGGTGCTGCCCGCGGTCGCGCTCGTCGTGGCGACCCTCATCTTCGTACAGGCGGTGCTGTTCGGACAGGGTGCACTCTCCCGGCTGCTGTGCACGGCGCCGGTCCGCTTCGTCGGCACGATCAGCTACACGCTCTACCTCGCCCACCCCTATGTCTATATCGCGATGCGTGAACTGCTGCGCCGCGTTGGGGTCGGCAATTATCCCTGGCAGATCACGCTGCTGCCCTACCTCGTCGCGACGATCGCGATCGCGCTCGGCGTGTCATGGGTGATCCACAAGCTGGTCGAGGTGGGGCCCTACGAACTGATCTACGGCAACCGGATCTATCGCGATCCCAAGCCTGCCGATCCCACCGAACATGCCCAGCCCGCCGAAGCGGCGATGGAGACCAATCCCCGATGA
- a CDS encoding oligosaccharide flippase family protein: MLFGAKFRSAAILAMGRVTDIVFPLLRAFLLARLLPQDQFGLAITLSVMAALVELSTDIGLDRYAVVNADRESAVRRGTMHSLSVLRGALIGLLLAVTGPLAGWAFDSPQAWWAFSMLGVASFIRGFMHLGVKEAMRDFRFWPEGVTLASAQISWTAISVGLAWYLNDYRCMLFGILGAQLIFVAVSHLVSRSDWSLRWSPEDATTILRFSLPLVPNGMSLALRHMADRLIVGAFMSLTAAAVYNVNMMIALTPRNIIQSFVTSVTLPLFAQHESGERRIAGLYPVWALALAVTGAVYGAGVICLAEPIVGLIFGPKFAIDQIFMTLTGIMVAIKIIYGLPVPPSLAVGDTKFILFGTVAALGSPLFGVVSASITPDLNIFVAAMCLGEFLGLVSVAWRCTNRYGFKVWDVWLAVLVPVAMLATLGTVLYETAPGLIMRIVSFAVFAGLCGGAVALAAVRSGIDLKMLLRRKQRPAKPQPAE, encoded by the coding sequence ATGCTGTTCGGAGCGAAATTTCGGTCGGCCGCGATTCTGGCGATGGGCCGCGTCACCGACATCGTCTTTCCGTTGCTCCGCGCCTTCTTGCTTGCCCGGCTGTTGCCACAGGATCAGTTCGGCCTCGCGATCACGCTGTCGGTGATGGCGGCGCTCGTCGAACTTTCGACGGACATCGGGCTCGATCGCTATGCGGTGGTCAATGCGGATCGCGAATCGGCCGTGAGGCGCGGCACGATGCATTCGCTGAGCGTGCTCCGCGGCGCGCTGATCGGGCTGCTGCTGGCGGTCACCGGGCCGCTGGCCGGCTGGGCGTTCGATTCGCCGCAGGCCTGGTGGGCCTTCTCGATGCTCGGCGTCGCCAGCTTCATCCGCGGCTTCATGCATCTCGGCGTGAAGGAAGCGATGCGCGACTTCCGCTTCTGGCCCGAAGGCGTGACGCTCGCCTCGGCGCAGATCTCGTGGACCGCGATCTCGGTCGGCCTCGCCTGGTATCTCAACGATTATCGCTGCATGCTGTTCGGCATCCTCGGCGCGCAGCTGATCTTCGTCGCCGTCTCGCACCTCGTGTCGCGCAGCGACTGGTCGCTGCGCTGGTCGCCCGAGGACGCCACGACCATCCTCCGGTTCAGCCTGCCGCTGGTGCCCAACGGCATGAGCCTGGCGCTGCGCCACATGGCCGACCGACTGATCGTCGGCGCGTTCATGAGCCTGACCGCGGCGGCCGTCTACAACGTCAACATGATGATCGCGCTGACCCCGCGCAACATCATCCAGAGCTTCGTGACCAGCGTGACCCTGCCGCTGTTCGCGCAGCATGAGAGCGGCGAAAGGCGCATCGCCGGCCTTTATCCGGTGTGGGCGCTGGCGCTGGCGGTGACCGGCGCGGTCTATGGCGCGGGGGTGATCTGCCTGGCCGAGCCGATCGTCGGACTGATCTTCGGCCCCAAATTCGCGATCGACCAGATCTTCATGACGCTGACCGGCATCATGGTGGCGATCAAGATCATCTACGGCCTGCCGGTGCCGCCGTCGCTCGCGGTGGGCGACACCAAGTTCATCCTGTTCGGTACGGTGGCGGCGCTCGGCAGCCCGCTGTTCGGCGTCGTTTCGGCAAGCATCACGCCCGACCTCAACATCTTCGTCGCGGCGATGTGCCTTGGCGAGTTCCTCGGGCTCGTCTCGGTCGCGTGGCGCTGCACCAATCGCTACGGCTTCAAGGTGTGGGACGTGTGGCTCGCGGTTCTGGTGCCTGTGGCGATGCTCGCCACGCTCGGCACCGTGCTTTACGAAACCGCGCCCGGGCTCATCATGCGCATCGTCAGCTTCGCGGTGTTCGCCGGCCTGTGCGGCGGCGCGGTTGCGTTGGCGGCGGTGCGCAGCGGCATCGATCTGAAGATGCTGTTGCGCCGCAAGCAGCGCCCCGCAAAGCCGCAACCGGCCGAATGA
- a CDS encoding endonuclease/exonuclease/phosphatase family protein — protein MSRTPHSARRRHDPAWRRFKPGLGHAVAAGVALLWLWYLLYLAFADGLPMFGLVNAGGYAWGVAALLLGAVAAVRRGWITAVAGLVLGVLILSHIYWPLPSAGSAGQRMRVVTASLKTANPLVERAARHLATLEPDILVVQEAADPAAFLATFRAVRPGWYGTILQNRLILSRWPVTTTRGDRDIFRARVDAPGGAFTVWNVRAPKDYRGVIGNRRYFLDLAQDIVATGSGIAAGDFNATPWNEGYAAIDQVMEEGLRRSSWAPGFTFPGPGRRSGIVGPVIAIDHIFASGEFTPLGGHVAPASDGADHLPVVVDYALPQQR, from the coding sequence ATGAGCCGGACACCGCATAGCGCGCGGCGGCGCCACGATCCGGCGTGGCGCCGTTTCAAGCCCGGCCTGGGCCATGCGGTCGCCGCCGGCGTGGCGCTGCTCTGGCTGTGGTATCTGCTCTACCTCGCCTTTGCGGACGGACTGCCGATGTTCGGGCTGGTCAATGCGGGCGGTTATGCGTGGGGCGTGGCGGCGCTGTTGCTCGGCGCTGTCGCCGCGGTTCGTCGCGGCTGGATCACGGCGGTCGCCGGACTGGTGCTGGGCGTCCTCATCCTGTCGCACATCTATTGGCCGCTGCCGTCCGCCGGCAGCGCCGGGCAACGGATGCGGGTGGTGACAGCGTCGCTGAAGACGGCCAACCCGCTGGTGGAGCGGGCCGCGCGCCATCTGGCGACGCTGGAACCCGACATCCTCGTCGTGCAGGAAGCGGCCGATCCGGCTGCGTTTCTCGCCACCTTCAGGGCGGTGCGGCCGGGCTGGTACGGCACGATATTGCAGAACCGGCTGATCCTGTCGCGCTGGCCCGTCACGACGACGCGCGGCGACCGCGACATCTTCCGCGCGCGCGTGGACGCGCCCGGCGGCGCGTTCACCGTCTGGAACGTCCGCGCACCGAAGGACTATCGGGGCGTGATCGGCAACCGCCGCTATTTCCTCGATCTCGCGCAAGACATCGTCGCGACCGGCAGCGGCATCGCCGCGGGTGACTTCAACGCGACCCCGTGGAACGAGGGCTATGCCGCGATCGACCAGGTGATGGAGGAAGGCCTGCGCCGGTCGAGTTGGGCACCGGGCTTCACTTTCCCCGGCCCGGGACGCCGCAGCGGCATCGTCGGGCCGGTCATCGCCATCGACCATATCTTCGCCAGCGGCGAATTCACGCCGCTTGGCGGCCACGTCGCACCGGCCAGCGACGGGGCGGACCATCTGCCAGTGGTGGTCGATTACGCACTTCCGCAGCAGCGGTAA
- the rfbA gene encoding glucose-1-phosphate thymidylyltransferase RfbA, which translates to MKGIILAGGSGTRLHPATLAVNKQLLPIYDKPMIYYPLSVLMLAGIREILIISSPEYIDNYKRLFGDGSEFGLQMSYVVQPSPDGLAQAFILGRDFIGDDSAALVLGDNIFFGAGMSHALRAAAQRERGATVFAYQVEDARAYGVVELDGENRAISIEEKPAEPKSNFAVTGLYFYDNRVVELAEKVKPSARGEYEITDLNRFYMEMGELYVERLSRGYAWLDTGTHDSLIEASEFVRTLQHRTGIQIASLEEIAYENGFIDRDQLRRRGQMFAKTNYGKYLLALADA; encoded by the coding sequence ATGAAGGGCATCATCCTCGCAGGCGGTTCGGGCACCCGGCTTCACCCCGCGACCCTGGCGGTGAACAAGCAGTTGCTGCCGATCTACGACAAGCCGATGATCTATTATCCGCTGTCGGTGCTGATGCTCGCCGGCATCCGCGAGATCCTGATCATTTCGTCGCCCGAATATATCGACAATTACAAGCGGCTGTTCGGCGACGGATCCGAATTCGGCCTCCAGATGAGCTATGTCGTCCAGCCGAGTCCGGACGGTCTCGCGCAGGCGTTCATCCTCGGCCGCGACTTCATCGGCGACGATTCGGCCGCGCTGGTGCTGGGCGACAACATCTTTTTCGGCGCGGGGATGAGCCACGCGCTGCGCGCCGCCGCGCAGCGCGAACGCGGCGCGACCGTGTTCGCCTATCAGGTCGAGGATGCCAGGGCTTATGGCGTCGTCGAGCTCGATGGCGAGAATCGCGCGATCAGCATCGAGGAAAAGCCCGCCGAACCGAAGTCGAACTTCGCGGTGACCGGGCTCTATTTCTACGACAATCGCGTCGTCGAGCTGGCCGAGAAGGTGAAGCCCTCCGCGCGTGGCGAATATGAGATCACCGATCTCAACCGCTTCTACATGGAAATGGGCGAGCTCTATGTCGAGCGTCTATCGCGCGGCTATGCCTGGCTCGATACCGGCACGCATGACAGCCTGATCGAAGCGTCGGAGTTCGTGCGCACCTTGCAACACCGCACCGGCATCCAGATCGCCTCGCTGGAGGAGATCGCCTACGAAAACGGCTTCATCGACCGCGACCAGCTTCGCCGCCGCGGCCAGATGTTCGCCAAGACCAATTACGGCAAATATCTGCTCGCGCTGGCCGACGCCTGA
- the rfbD gene encoding dTDP-4-dehydrorhamnose reductase yields the protein MTAPRPILITGAHGQVGTELQRRAPARYEVVPTDRDELDITDAAAIAAAVASRPWAAVVNCAAHTAVDKAESDVEASWRLNALAPAIFAAETRKAGIPIIQISTDYVFEGDGDHAYRPADPTGPRSVYGASKLGGELAVRTANPQHVVLRTAWVVSAHGNNFIKTMLRVGAERPELRVVADQFGCPTGAPDIADGIYAVLDAIVDGKEPWGTYHLVNAGEGSWHALAEAVFAAAQPFGGPAPAVAAIGTDDYPTPARRPANSRLDTSSFIATFAHQPRPWRAMVDEIVGELLEIKTA from the coding sequence ATGACCGCCCCACGCCCCATCCTCATCACCGGTGCCCACGGCCAGGTGGGCACCGAGCTGCAGCGGCGCGCGCCGGCGCGGTACGAGGTGGTGCCGACCGACCGCGACGAACTCGACATCACCGATGCCGCGGCAATCGCGGCCGCGGTCGCCTCGCGCCCCTGGGCGGCGGTGGTCAACTGCGCCGCGCACACCGCAGTCGACAAGGCCGAGAGCGACGTCGAGGCGTCGTGGCGGCTGAACGCGCTCGCCCCGGCGATCTTCGCCGCCGAGACGCGCAAGGCCGGCATCCCGATCATCCAGATCTCGACCGACTATGTGTTCGAGGGCGATGGCGACCACGCCTATCGCCCCGCCGACCCGACCGGGCCGCGGAGCGTCTACGGCGCCTCCAAGCTGGGCGGCGAACTGGCGGTGCGCACGGCGAACCCGCAGCATGTCGTGCTGCGCACCGCCTGGGTGGTGAGCGCACACGGCAATAATTTCATCAAGACGATGCTGCGCGTCGGCGCCGAGCGGCCGGAGCTTCGCGTCGTCGCAGACCAGTTCGGCTGCCCGACCGGCGCGCCCGACATCGCCGATGGCATCTATGCCGTGCTCGATGCGATCGTGGACGGCAAGGAGCCCTGGGGCACCTATCATCTCGTCAACGCCGGCGAAGGCAGCTGGCACGCGCTGGCCGAGGCGGTTTTCGCCGCCGCGCAGCCGTTCGGCGGGCCCGCACCCGCAGTCGCGGCGATCGGCACCGACGATTATCCCACGCCGGCGCGCCGGCCCGCCAATTCCCGGCTCGACACGTCGAGCTTCATCGCGACCTTCGCCCACCAGCCGCGCCCGTGGCGCGCGATGGTGGACGAGATCGTCGGCGAACTTCTGGAGATCAAGACGGCATGA